One window of Watersipora subatra chromosome 3, tzWatSuba1.1, whole genome shotgun sequence genomic DNA carries:
- the LOC137392308 gene encoding N-acetylgalactosamine kinase-like, whose product MSVLSPPVYDIPSEDQGVEDLVGVFEKKFGSKPSFISRAPGRVNLIGEHIDYMGYGVLPMAIEQDVMVAGRTNNLSLLRLSNVDDEYKSYECSSAIDSLAIDRSAPKWHHYVLCGFLGIVEKFSVPLNMRMGMDLVICGRVPPSAGLSSSSALVSASALITYQLIAPSQLSKTDLAQICCDCERYIGTQGGGMDQSISFLAEKGKAKKIDFDPIRATDVQLPDGHLFVISHCLAELNKAATNQFNQRVVECRLACQILAKKSGLQWKEFRRLGDLQSKLGKTLEEMISLVKEHLHENVYSKLEVLETLECKADSLLQTSLSDNTAHLQEFKLYQRATHVFTESWRVEEFKKVTEQVPVDAQKLGKLMDESHASTRDTYECSHPSLDILTQLCRESGALGSRLTGAGWGGCAVSLIPESNKESFMEKVSTEFFSGEKLNGRPLSQVLFVTSPAAGACLYKC is encoded by the exons GGTGGAGGATCTTGTTGGTGTCTTCGAAAAGAAGTTTGGAAGTAAACCATCTTTTATATCTCGTGCTCCAGGACGTGTCAATTTAATAG GTGAGCATATAGACTACATGGGGTATGGTGTCCTTCCTATGGCGATTGAACAGGATGTTATGGTAGCAGGACGCACTAACAATCTCTCTCTTCTTCGGCTATCAAATGTTGATGATGAGTACAA GAGCTATGAATGTTCCTCAGCAATAGACAGCTTGGCTATAGACAGGTCAGCTCCCAAGTGGCATCATTATGTCCTCTGTGGTTTCTTGGGCATAGTTGAGAAATTCAGCGTGCCTTTGAACATGAGGATGGGCATGGATCTCGTAATATGCGGAAGAGTTCCTCCTAGTGCTGGGCTCTCTTCTTCTAGCGCCCTTGTATCTGCCTCAGCACTCATCACCTACCAGCTGATTGCGCCATCTCAACTCAGTAAG ACAGACCTGGCGCAAATATGCTGTGATTGTGAGAGGTATATCGGTACCCAGGGCGGTGGCATGGACCAATCTATATCATTCTTGGCTGAAAAAGGAAAG GCTAAGAAGATTGACTTTGATCCTATTCGGGCAACAGATGTTCAGCTACCAGATGGTCATCTTTTTGTGATCAGTCACTGCCTTGCAGAGTTGAACAAAGCAGCAACTAACCAGTTCAACCAAAGAGTAGTCGAGTGTCGTCTTGCTTGTCAA ATACTGGCCAAGAAAAGTGGCTTGCAGTGGAAGGAGTTCAGGCGACTTGGAGACTTGCAGTCTAAGCTCGGTAAAACCTTGGAAGAAATGATAAGTCTTGTGAAGGAGCATCttcatgaaaatgtttataGTAAACTGGAGGTATTGGAGACGCTGGAATGTAAAGCAGACAGCCTCCTGCAAACAAGCCTTAGTGACAACACTGCACACC TACAGGAATTCAAGTTATACCAAAGAGCAACACATGTCTTCACCGAGTCGTGGAGAGTCGAGGAATTCAAGAAGGTAACAGAGCAGGTGCCAGTTGATGCACAAAAGCTAGGCAAGCTTATGGATGAGAGTCATGCCTCTACTAGAGACACATATGAGTGCAGCCATCCCAGTCTAGATATTCTCACTCAGCTCTGCAG AGAGAGTGGAGCCTTAGGATCTAGACTTACAGGTGCAGGGTGGGGAGGGTGTGCAGTGTCCCTTATACCAGAATCGAACAAGGAGAGTTTTATGGAGAAAGTCAGCACAGAATTCTTTAGCGGGGAAAAGTTGAATGGACGACCTTTGAGCCAAGTGTTATTTGTGACATCACCAGCCGCAGGGGCTTGTCTCTATAAATGTTAA